One Deltaproteobacteria bacterium DNA window includes the following coding sequences:
- the sppA gene encoding signal peptide peptidase SppA: MLRLPLILLANLLVNLLVAPVVLLRRLGRPYFVELTLQGTVEARDDGGGFWRRSRGWSVERVERLVTRLCADRKAAGLVVRVRGLKAGLATLRELRETLLRLRSSGKRLVFLLEEAGTREYVLATVGDELLMPEGALLDLRGMSAEFFYFGGLLRRLGVEVEIGQAGRYKSAAERLARAEMSPASREAMERLLEVLFEEAVVTIAEARRVTVERARELVDLGPYDGPSGVAAGLLDATAFADELPARLAPARGGRAQIVPAAAYARRLRLRWRPLLRPRVIAVLPLQGMIVGGESVRFPRRAVGDQTIAAALERLGRTRRVAGVVLHIDSPGGGVTPSELMWRAASSLREKKPVVASLGDVAASGGYYVAVACSHIVAQAETITGSIGVLTGKVSVGPLLRRLGIGWHRIRHGARAALHGVGAPLEEAEREALREQLERTYRRFLQRVADGRKRPAEEVALVAEGRVWAGRDAVDRGLVDELGGLARAIEVARQAARRAPGEPLEALTVRLPGRGGLWSRLLGSALDARLGGQGRWESLLGGPATLAWLAEEPLWALWDPTVD; encoded by the coding sequence ATGCTGCGACTCCCGCTGATCCTGCTGGCCAACCTCCTCGTGAATCTGCTGGTCGCTCCGGTGGTGCTGCTGCGCCGTCTGGGTCGGCCGTATTTCGTCGAACTGACGCTGCAAGGGACGGTCGAGGCCCGCGACGACGGCGGTGGCTTCTGGCGGCGTTCACGTGGCTGGTCCGTCGAGCGGGTCGAGCGCCTCGTGACGCGTCTCTGCGCCGACCGCAAAGCGGCGGGGCTCGTCGTGCGCGTGCGTGGGCTGAAGGCAGGGCTCGCTACGCTGCGCGAGCTGCGGGAGACCCTGCTCCGGCTTCGCTCTTCGGGGAAGCGGCTCGTCTTCCTGCTCGAGGAGGCGGGAACGCGCGAGTACGTGCTGGCCACGGTGGGGGACGAGCTGCTGATGCCCGAGGGGGCGCTCCTCGACCTACGGGGCATGTCGGCCGAGTTCTTCTACTTCGGCGGTCTGCTGCGACGCCTCGGCGTGGAGGTGGAGATCGGTCAGGCGGGACGCTACAAGAGCGCCGCGGAGCGCCTCGCACGCGCGGAGATGAGCCCTGCCAGCCGCGAGGCGATGGAGCGCCTGCTGGAGGTGCTCTTCGAGGAGGCGGTGGTCACGATCGCCGAGGCGCGGCGCGTGACCGTGGAGCGCGCGCGGGAGCTCGTGGACCTCGGCCCCTACGACGGACCGTCGGGGGTCGCCGCAGGCCTGCTCGACGCCACGGCCTTCGCCGACGAGTTGCCCGCGCGATTGGCGCCCGCTCGAGGTGGTCGCGCCCAGATCGTTCCGGCGGCGGCCTACGCGCGTCGCCTTCGCCTCCGCTGGCGACCGCTGCTGCGGCCGCGGGTCATCGCCGTGCTCCCCTTGCAAGGGATGATCGTGGGTGGCGAATCCGTTCGTTTCCCGCGGCGAGCGGTAGGAGACCAGACCATCGCCGCGGCGCTCGAGAGGCTCGGCCGGACCCGTCGCGTGGCGGGCGTGGTGTTGCACATCGATTCGCCCGGGGGCGGGGTGACGCCCTCGGAGCTGATGTGGCGCGCCGCCTCGAGCCTGAGAGAGAAGAAGCCCGTCGTGGCCTCGCTTGGGGACGTGGCGGCATCCGGGGGCTACTACGTGGCGGTGGCGTGCTCGCACATCGTGGCCCAGGCGGAGACGATCACGGGCTCGATCGGAGTCCTCACCGGGAAGGTGAGCGTCGGACCGCTACTGCGTCGCCTGGGAATCGGGTGGCACCGGATCCGCCACGGAGCGCGCGCAGCGCTGCACGGCGTGGGTGCGCCGCTCGAGGAGGCGGAGCGCGAGGCGTTGCGCGAACAGCTCGAACGGACCTATCGGCGCTTCCTGCAGCGCGTGGCCGACGGGCGCAAGCGGCCGGCCGAGGAGGTGGCTCTGGTGGCCGAAGGGCGCGTGTGGGCTGGTCGGGACGCGGTGGATCGAGGGCTCGTGGACGAACTCGGTGGCCTGGCCCGTGCCATCGAGGTCGCCCGCCAGGCGGCCCGTCGAGCCCCGGGGGAGCCGCTCGAGGCGTTGACCGTGCGTTTGCCGGGGCGCGGAGGCCTCTGGTCCCGGCTCCTCGGCAGCGCTCTCGACGCTCGCCTGGGGGGGCAGGGGCGCTGGGAGAGCCTTCTCGGCGGACCCGCGACCCTGGCGTGGCTCGCAGAGGAGCCCTTGTGGGCCCTCTGGGACCCGACCGTGGACTGA
- a CDS encoding redoxin domain-containing protein, translating to MPRLTAPLATLLLLSPWTAASASRAQVGMPAPWFRLNTLDGGAVTSTQLRGKVTVFVIGRTRPSAPPCREWSHALFKQFERTRVEVFQVVVADKPWYLPRRAVISQIRKFAPAGTHHRVLLEWYTFFADQFDVVRDDLPTIIVIDKQGVIRYRTKGHLKPPALAQVESVIRAQERR from the coding sequence ATGCCTCGCCTCACCGCCCCGCTCGCCACGCTCCTGCTCCTCAGCCCCTGGACCGCCGCCAGCGCCTCACGCGCTCAGGTGGGCATGCCGGCCCCCTGGTTTCGGCTGAACACCCTGGACGGGGGCGCGGTCACCAGCACGCAGCTCCGCGGGAAGGTCACGGTCTTCGTCATCGGCCGCACGCGCCCCTCGGCACCTCCCTGCCGCGAGTGGTCCCACGCCCTCTTCAAGCAGTTCGAGCGGACGCGGGTGGAGGTCTTTCAGGTCGTGGTGGCCGACAAGCCCTGGTACCTCCCCCGCCGGGCCGTTATCTCCCAGATCCGGAAGTTCGCCCCCGCCGGAACCCACCACCGGGTCCTGCTCGAGTGGTACACGTTCTTCGCTGACCAGTTCGACGTCGTCCGCGACGATCTGCCGACGATCATCGTGATCGACAAGCAGGGAGTCATCCGCTACCGCACCAAGGGTCACCTGAAACCGCCGGCGCTGGCCCAGGTCGAATCCGTCATCCGAGCCCAGGAGAGGCGCTAG
- the grxC gene encoding glutaredoxin 3 yields the protein MKPITIYTTTHCSYCRRAKDLLQRLGLAFTEVDATGRDDLRQELVDRTGRRTMPQIFVGDASIGGYDDLAALHASGRLDALVKDG from the coding sequence GTGAAACCGATCACCATCTACACGACCACCCACTGCAGTTACTGCCGTCGGGCCAAGGATCTGCTGCAACGGCTCGGGCTCGCCTTCACCGAGGTGGACGCCACGGGGCGCGATGACCTGCGTCAGGAGCTAGTGGACCGCACCGGCCGGCGCACCATGCCGCAGATCTTCGTCGGTGACGCGTCCATCGGCGGCTACGACGACCTGGCGGCGTTGCACGCGAGCGGTCGCCTCGACGCGCTGGTCAAGGACGGCTAG